One region of Epilithonimonas zeae genomic DNA includes:
- a CDS encoding sigma-54-dependent transcriptional regulator translates to MRKKEAHILIVDDDEDILFSARVWLKKFFTEVSCLSQPKNILKFLSEQQVDAVLLDMNFRKGFENGQDGLYWMNEIKTLEPQLPIILMTAYGEVELAVEALKNGASDFILKPWNNEKLYASVNLAVDISRKNKKLNQWENISIKTNQYQLETQSPAMQEVMDQIERVSATDANVLLLGENGTGKYVLAEHIHELSERKNQPFVHIDLGSLSENLFESELFGYKKGAFTDAHQDYAGKIENAENGTVFLDEIGNLPLHLQTKLLSLIQNRKLSRIGESKERLLDVRFIFATNENLKKAVAENRFRKDLYYRINTVELNIPSLRERIEDISTLADYFLEKYKQKYHKPDLALNENLISELTHYSWPGNIRELDHCIERSVILSNEKSLKLLMPQDEESENTIVNLNIEEMEEILIKKALKKHRGNISLAAEDLGLSRAALYRRMEKFEL, encoded by the coding sequence ATGCGAAAAAAAGAAGCTCATATTTTAATTGTGGATGATGACGAAGATATTTTGTTTTCGGCGAGAGTCTGGCTCAAAAAGTTTTTTACGGAAGTGAGCTGTCTCAGTCAGCCCAAGAATATTCTGAAATTTTTATCCGAACAGCAAGTGGATGCGGTTCTTCTGGATATGAATTTCCGGAAAGGTTTTGAAAACGGACAGGACGGATTGTATTGGATGAATGAAATCAAAACGCTGGAACCCCAGCTTCCGATTATCTTGATGACGGCTTACGGTGAAGTGGAATTAGCCGTTGAAGCCCTGAAAAACGGTGCTTCCGATTTTATTCTAAAACCCTGGAATAATGAAAAATTATACGCTTCCGTAAATTTGGCTGTCGATATTTCCCGAAAAAATAAGAAGCTGAATCAATGGGAAAATATCAGTATCAAAACCAATCAATATCAATTGGAAACCCAATCTCCGGCAATGCAGGAAGTGATGGACCAGATTGAACGGGTTTCTGCAACCGATGCCAATGTTTTGCTTTTGGGAGAAAACGGAACCGGAAAATATGTTTTGGCAGAACACATTCACGAATTGTCGGAAAGGAAGAATCAGCCTTTTGTTCATATCGATTTGGGAAGTCTTTCGGAAAATCTTTTTGAATCGGAATTATTCGGTTATAAAAAGGGTGCATTTACGGATGCGCATCAGGATTATGCCGGAAAAATCGAAAATGCCGAAAACGGAACCGTTTTTCTTGATGAGATCGGAAATCTTCCGCTTCATCTCCAAACTAAATTGTTAAGTTTGATTCAAAACAGAAAACTGTCGAGAATCGGAGAAAGCAAAGAACGTTTGTTGGATGTGAGATTCATTTTTGCAACCAATGAAAACCTCAAAAAAGCCGTTGCTGAAAACCGTTTCCGAAAGGATTTGTATTACAGAATCAATACGGTTGAATTGAATATTCCGAGTTTGAGAGAACGGATTGAAGATATTTCAACTTTAGCTGATTATTTTTTAGAAAAATACAAACAGAAATATCACAAACCTGATTTGGCTTTAAATGAAAATTTAATTTCTGAATTAACCCATTACTCCTGGCCTGGAAATATCCGTGAGCTCGACCATTGCATCGAACGAAGCGTAATTCTTTCCAACGAGAAAAGTCTTAAATTGCTGATGCCCCAAGATGAAGAATCAGAAAATACAATCGTGAATCTGAACATCGAAGAAATGGAAGAAATTCTGATTAAAAAAGCGTTGAAGAAACACCGTGGAAATATTTCTCTGGCGGCGGAAGATTTGGGATTATCTAGAGCAGCGTTATACAGAAGAATGGAAAAATTTGAGCTTTAA